One segment of Allorhodopirellula heiligendammensis DNA contains the following:
- a CDS encoding DUF58 domain-containing protein, with protein sequence MSSPVSTNAGAPSPPSPPWFTVIAIGAAMLVLGMIAGAGLWMVAAVAVAMVIGIGAFVSTQWSISVIAVREELPEQGRDMEVLVGSRVPVCVAVTNTGRLPVAWVLAEDLLPRAAVDEIKETDDLVSRTRMGPLTVEGARLAVLALLPGQTKHLRYSVHCRRRGYFQIGPTVLETGDPAGMFRRYRLGTPPLFITVLPRIELISNYEIGSRRPMGEIRIRANVMPDPTRIRGIRQWQIGDPMRSVHWAATARTGTLHTKIYEPSSVIGATIVVDLHVSTNPDRNEPLRTDLSVTAAVSIAAALHEAGEPFGMATNGRDAADRVRTEGFRGDHRIGDHFAVRQAAGDATAMRRKSDRLRPVLIEVDRGPEHLKEITRTLARIERTDGLTLPEFLIDTEPRLSMETTLLVILQEAPPETVASLVGLSRRGWAVAVVLNAISIDDFTRLAAPLLAERIHVSHLMDQDSVRDVCREQVSR encoded by the coding sequence GTGAGTTCTCCAGTCTCCACCAACGCAGGCGCGCCCTCACCGCCTTCCCCACCCTGGTTTACTGTCATTGCGATCGGTGCCGCGATGCTGGTGCTCGGCATGATCGCTGGCGCGGGTCTGTGGATGGTGGCGGCGGTCGCCGTCGCGATGGTCATCGGCATCGGCGCATTTGTTTCGACCCAGTGGTCGATCAGCGTCATCGCGGTCCGCGAGGAGCTGCCGGAGCAAGGCCGTGATATGGAGGTGCTGGTTGGATCACGGGTTCCCGTATGCGTTGCGGTAACCAATACGGGACGGTTGCCCGTTGCCTGGGTGCTCGCAGAAGACCTATTGCCGCGGGCTGCGGTCGACGAAATCAAAGAGACCGATGATCTCGTTTCGCGGACCCGGATGGGACCGCTCACGGTCGAAGGGGCGCGCTTGGCTGTCTTGGCACTGCTGCCAGGGCAGACCAAACATCTCCGATACAGTGTCCATTGCCGCCGCCGGGGATACTTCCAGATCGGCCCCACGGTACTCGAGACTGGCGACCCCGCCGGCATGTTTCGGCGTTATCGCCTCGGTACACCGCCGCTATTCATCACCGTGCTGCCACGGATCGAACTGATATCGAATTATGAAATTGGTTCTCGCCGCCCGATGGGGGAAATTCGCATTCGCGCGAACGTGATGCCTGACCCTACTCGCATTCGTGGGATTCGGCAGTGGCAGATTGGAGATCCCATGCGTAGTGTCCACTGGGCCGCCACTGCGAGAACCGGCACGCTACATACAAAGATCTATGAGCCGTCGTCGGTAATTGGGGCGACGATCGTCGTTGACCTCCATGTCTCTACCAATCCGGATCGCAACGAACCGTTACGAACGGACCTGAGTGTGACAGCAGCGGTATCGATTGCCGCGGCACTCCATGAGGCTGGCGAGCCATTCGGAATGGCCACCAATGGCCGCGATGCGGCCGATCGGGTTCGCACGGAGGGATTTCGTGGCGACCATCGCATCGGCGATCATTTTGCCGTCCGACAAGCTGCTGGGGACGCCACGGCCATGCGGCGGAAGAGTGATCGCCTCCGTCCCGTTCTGATCGAGGTCGATCGGGGACCAGAACACCTCAAGGAGATCACCCGCACACTCGCCCGGATCGAGCGAACTGATGGATTGACACTACCGGAGTTCCTGATCGATACCGAACCGCGACTGTCCATGGAAACGACGTTGCTGGTGATTCTGCAAGAGGCACCGCCGGAAACAGTCGCGTCACTGGTGGGGTTGTCACGGCGCGGGTGGGCCGTCGCGGTTGTTCTCAATGCCATCAGCATTGACGACTTCACTCGTTTAGCAGCACCGCTACTGGCCGAAAGAATTCATGTTTCGCACCTCATGGATCAGGACAGCGTTCGCGACGTGTGCCGCGAACAGGTATCGCGATAG
- a CDS encoding hemerythrin domain-containing protein, producing MSRNSDPSRRLTVNAAFLKDIKDDNRDLKILIDRMRLLTQSREAAANHWPELLTLFSDLRDQLALHFGLEEAYGYFDEAIGTEAELSITADTLRSQHAVLFEEARHLAEAAADAHTGDTPIEGTTPEVTTAQERILHRFDEFLVQFHDHEEAELKLILDALDEDIGVGD from the coding sequence ATGTCACGCAACTCTGATCCATCCCGTCGCCTAACGGTCAATGCCGCGTTTTTGAAGGACATCAAGGACGATAACCGCGATCTCAAGATCTTGATCGATCGCATGCGATTACTCACCCAGTCGCGTGAAGCTGCGGCGAACCATTGGCCCGAACTACTTACGTTGTTTTCGGATCTGAGAGACCAGTTGGCACTGCATTTTGGTCTGGAGGAAGCGTACGGCTATTTCGACGAAGCCATTGGGACGGAAGCTGAGCTGTCCATCACCGCCGACACCCTGCGGTCGCAACATGCCGTGCTATTCGAAGAAGCCCGACATCTGGCCGAAGCGGCGGCAGACGCTCACACGGGTGACACCCCCATCGAGGGCACCACTCCTGAGGTGACGACCGCCCAAGAGCGAATACTGCATCGCTTCGATGAGTTTCTTGTCCAGTTTCACGACCACGAGGAAGCGGAGCTGAAGCTGATCCTCGACGCGCTCGACGAAGACATCGGGGTCGGCGACTGA